From a region of the Tursiops truncatus isolate mTurTru1 chromosome 2, mTurTru1.mat.Y, whole genome shotgun sequence genome:
- the LOC101322174 gene encoding myb/SANT-like DNA-binding domain-containing protein 7 isoform X11: MATSNSSAGIRWSRQETRTLLSILGEAEYIQRLQTVHHNADVYQAVSKRMQQEGFRRTERQCRSKFKVLKALYLKAYVAHATSMGDPPHCPFYDTLDQLLRNQIVTDADNVMEDAAWAKHCDRNLAAPDAPGEEGASILGAKRTQAADHQPVLKTVKESDEDCQLRISDQMRETSDLEDSWDESSGAGCSQGTPSYSSSHHLFRGTAAPCQSSPVTRLGVSGEPSPCTSSSRNTPGVASAQRPPGSSSRVPFVSGGDGPLTSEPPPRWARRRRRSVARTIAAELAENRRLARELSKREEEKLDRLIAIGEEASAQQDTANELRRDAVVAVRRLATAVEEATGAFQLGLEKLLQRLISNTKS, translated from the exons ATGGCCACTTCCAATAGCAGCGCAGGCATCCGGTGGTCCAGACAGGAGACACGCACGCTTCTCTCCATACTAGGTGAGGCAGAGTATATTCAGCGCCTCCAGACCGTGCATCACAATGCAGACGTCTACCAGGCTGTGTCTAAGCGGATGCAGCAGGAAGGCTTCCGCCGCACCGAGCGTCAGTGCCGCTCCAAGTTCAAAGTCCTGAAGGCATTATATTTAAAGGCCTATGTGGCCCACGCCACAAGTATGGGTGATCCACCACACTGTCCCTTTTATGATACGTTGGATCAGCTTCTCCGAAATCAGATAGTGACTGACGCAGACAACGTAATGGAGGATGCTGCTTGGGCCAAGCACTGTGATCGGAACTTAGCGGCCCCTGACGCCCCAGGAGAAGAAGGAGCCAGCATTCTGGGAGCAAAGAGGACTCAGGCAGCAGATCATCAGCCTGTCTTGAAAACAGTTAAGGAATCAGATGAGGATTGTCAACTGAGGATCAGTGACCAGATGCGAGAAACCAGTGACCTTGAGGACTCCTGGGATGAATCTTCGGGTGCAG gGTGCTCTCAAGGGACCCCCAGCTACAGCAGCTCCCACCACCTTTTCAGAGGTACAGCTGCTCCCTGTCAGAGCAGCCCCGTGACCAGACTGGGGGTGTCCGGTGAGCCCAGCCCCTGCACCAGCTCCAGCCGAAACACTCCCGGGGTGGCCTCGGCACAGCGGCCTCCGGGCTCCTCCTCCAGAGTTCCTTTTGTTTCTGGTGGGGATGGGCCTTTGACCAGTGAGCCCCCTCCCAGGTGGGCAAGGCGAAGAAGGCGGTCCGTGGCCAGGACTATCGCAGCCGAGTTGGCAGAAAACAGGAGATTGGCGCGAGAACTTTCAAAGCGGGAGGAGGAAAAATTGGACCGGCTGATTGCCATTGGCGAGGAGGCCAGTGCTCAGCAGGACACAGCCAACGAGCTGCGCAGGGATGCGGTGGTCGCCGTCAGACGCTTGGCCACAGCGGTGGAAGAGGCAACCGGTGCTTTCCAGCTAGGGCTTGAAAAGTTGCTTCAGAGGTTAATTTCAAACACCAAAAGTTAG